DNA from Nematostella vectensis chromosome 5, jaNemVect1.1, whole genome shotgun sequence:
ACACAGAAGTCTTGAGGATTACcattctttgaaaaaaaagcagggacggatccaggatttcaaaatgggtgGTGGTTAATGGCCGGTTAGACAGCTTATAACTGAAAAAGTGGTTCTTGGCAGGTCACTACACAGATAATTAGTTTAAATTGAGTTGTTCCAGATTTAAAATAGAGGGACACAAACCATGGTTACTCATGTCAAAGTAATTGAGAAATGTTGCTAgctaaggttggttctcactactGTAGGATGCaagagaatcagtcaaacacaagaaaataaatcaGTTGCATTCTCTTGCACTTGCTCTTGCATTACGATAAGAATTGGAGAGTTGTGCGTGTTGTGCTAGGGTTctagtgagaaccagccttaagCCTTTGTTTCCAAGTGTGTGGATGCAACATATGCCCCTGGATACTACAATACCAAATTCTTTGACACTTCCATTTAGAAAATGAATCAATATACTGTGTTGTAGCAGGTCACttaagattgggggggggggggggcacaatacagaaacattgagaaaatattgggggcaaagccacacccctactggtcatttccttttatttttttaaatattgggaggcacgtgcccccagtgccccaccccctgataCGGCCCTATCTTGAAATAATCACCATTTTACATCGTTTCCAACTGTCCTCTGGGCATCATTGCATCATTGGCAGTCAAAGTTCTAAAGCCAAATCCATGCCTCCATGAAAGCCATCCGAAAATCTCCGAAGTACAAAGTTCAAATAATTCGACAGCACCTATAACCACTTCCAGACCTTTTAAAGAGCTAAATACTTCTTGCATTCACTCCTTCAGACTCTCATTATCTGCTATTTCAAGTTTATCGACGCCGTTTTCCATGGTTTCCATTCTCTCTGGTTCTTGTTGATCCGGATCGTTCGTATCTATCCTCTGTACTGTTGGTACATCATTTGCTCCGCTGTTTAGGCGATCAAGGAAAGCGTTTAGTAATCGGCTGTTGAGGTGATCTGTCTGTGTGATTTCACGCGTAGAGCCCGTCTCGATACTTGTTTCCGTTTTCCCCATTCCGTCctccatcttgttttttattttataggcCTGCATTGCTACTCAGCGGTCGGTAgcgcacagggtacccgcatatgaatttaattatttattttttagtgaAATTTTGAATAGCTAGGTtgcctttatttatttttgttattcaaaCAACACTCGAATTAGTAACCGAGGGGCTTTGTTTCAGCAGTTTAGAAGCTTTGCATCTCCTTCGGTATTATATTAGTTCACAGCGTCGTATGCGTGAAATGCTATTTGAACAAGGCCTTTGAACAATTGTTCTTGTGAACAATTGTAAGGTGTGCTATTTATCTACCTACTAGTTTGTCaggttttttattattaataatcagCCGATGACAGAATCCCTGCTGCAGTACTCTCCTCGCTCAACTCCAGCAAGCACGAGAACCTAATAAAAGTCGTTCAACATGTATTTTCTCCGCTTGTTCTGTTTGACTGTGGCCGTGATGAACGCTTTCGGTGAGATGAGGTGAGTAAAGTCAAACTTGTCAACAACGAATGAATAGTCGAGTTTAGTGTTAAAACAAAGGAGGCTTTCACTTCGAACCAGAACAATATGTTATTACACTACTAGAATGCAAAAAGAAGTAATTTATTTTATCGATATCACAACTAAAATCGATACTAAACACGCTAAAAGATAATTTGTATTCACTGCCGGTCGTTTATACCGGTCGCTGGGACAcgaaagaggcctctgctagctgAGAACTGGGTCACGAACCGAATGTCAAATTCATTAAAACTTTATACATGGCTtttaagcacatttttggcatGTTTATAGTCATTCTCTTAAGTTTATTTACCATTCCCGCTTTTGAAGGCTGGAAACCGTACgctatattatttattttcgcaCTTGACGGAAATCGAGTAATAAGGCTCGGAAACTGGAATTACCGGAACTGAAGGTCTTAAACCGACCGGTTTTTAATTCCCTCAGCCCAGCCCGGCTTCCCACCCGCGTCAGTGAAGGATTTCTAAGGACACACGAATTCATGCAAATAAATATCTATAAGTTATATCTTCATTCTCTAattcatgaaataaacttagttTGGATGTAAATGTATCCGTCtgtgatgtttttttcttctctagAAGCTCCTTTCTACGAGTTTAAAGCGATATAAGTTTGACTGTAATTTGCGAACGTGCCTCCCCCCCAATATTACAaataatataaggaaatgaccagtaggggcgtggctttgCCCCCAATATTATCTcattgtttctgtattgtgcttCCCCCTCAATCTTAAGTGGCCTGCTTCGGCACTGTGTATggattcatttttttaaacggtGTTAAAAAGTGTTAAAGAATTTGGTATTGTAGTATCCACACACTTGGAAACAGAGACTTAattaaggctggttctcactaTAGAACCCAAGCACAACACAGACATAATAATGAATTGACTAACGtcgaaaaacaaacaatatttttacaTTGCTGAAACACTGTTTGATTAAGCGGTAGATGCGTAGTAATTACACACTGGTAACACAAGATGACAACTCGAAAAACTTGAAGTAACAACTGCTGATTTATTGTATATATAATTATACAATAGTTAACAGGGAACAAAAAAGGCACAGCTAGAAGGAATCTACGTAAATTATACTCAATACCTCTATGGTATCACAAGAAGCGTATTTTTATGCCAACACGATCATATACAAGATTCCAGACCAATTCTAATTTGGTGTGGATATGCCGGAAATGCCAATTTCCTAATTTCTCAACATCTTATTTGGAGGTGTCATCAAGCTATCTGTTAACTTCAAATGACTTCTCGGTTCAAAGTAAATCCACAGAGGAACCCGGATTTACTCCTACTATAACATCATCAAGTAAGTAAATAAGCGACGCGGGGTCAGCAACAGGTATGTTACAAATCGCCGTAACAATATAACCAGTCTGTGCGCCAACATCAACGGCATAGGAAGAAAGAAAATCGGGCTTCAAGCCTTTCTAGATGCAGAAAGCCCGGATGAAGTAGCACTGTAAGAGACTTAAATCCACCTATCTACCACGGACGCTGAATTATTCCCTTCCGAGCTTGGTTACTCGGTCTTCAGGAGAGATCGCAAGTAAGGAGGAGGGGGTGATCTGCTCGCGGTAAAGTCTGAGTTAAAACCCCTGGCGTTTCCCGTAAATGACCCTGGTGAGAGTATATGGGTTAAAGTCAAACTGTGTGTTCAGACGCACTATTTTTGAAGCTTCTACCGCTTTCCCGACCAGCATGTCGAGAAACTTGCTAACTTACGCAGTCAATTTGATCACGTGACACGGAACCACCCTACGGACAATCAGCCTGGCATTCACGTGTTAGGGGACTTTAACTTTAGGAAAATCGACTGAATAATTACGGGGGCGATCTTACACCATCTGACGGTTTCGCTCTTATTGATGTCCTCCGTGATTTCTATATGGAACAGCTTGTTGACTTTCCCACACGTGGATACAACACCCCATCTCATAATGACCAACAGACCCGGCCTCGCGTTTGATGTGACCTCTCCGGCAAAGTTTAGCGACCATCGCGCTGTGAGCTGTTCTATCACTGCGTCCATCAAGTTTCAGTTAAAAAGCCAAGCGCAAAATATACTTTGAAAAGATCCGAGCGGACCTGTCTTACTACATCAGACTCTACCTCAATTCGATCCTGGCCTTCGGTCAGTAGATGATGACTGGATCTCATTTAAAGCTGCCCTATCCAAGTCAGTTGTAGACAACTTACCCTCCAAGATGATCAGTGGCAAAGATAAACTACCTTGAATTTCTCCTCGGCTGTGACGCCTATGAGACGTAAAAGCAGACTTCAGGCGAAGTTTAAAGCGACCGGGTCCGGAAGACTATGTACCTTGTGGAGGCACATGCGAAAAAAGCTTACTCGAGCCCTGCATACCGGGCGTAATGAGTACGTTAACAGCATCATCGGGGATATAAAGACCAACCCCAAACCGTTTTGGAAATTCATCAGATCCCAGAGGAAGGACGACCAGTCAATGCCATCTCTGAAAACGCCTTCTAGGACACTCGCAAAGTCAGATATGAAGAAAGCTGAAATCCTTAACCACCAGTTTCAGAGGAACTTCTCGACTGAAGATACTAATGCCATCCCTCTTCTACGCCCCCGCTTCCCTTCCATGCCCGACATCATTGTCACCGATGCAGGCGTGCTCAAGTTATAAGACGACTTGAAAACAACAAAGGCGGCAGGGCCGGACGTTCCAGAGTTCTTAAATAGGTTGCGCCGGTCGCTGCACCCTTCCTACGCTCAATGTTTCAGAGGTCGCTTGACACAGGTGAAATCCCACGGGACTGGCTCTTAGCTAACATATGTCCTATCCACAAAAAGGGCGACAGATACTGAGAACTGAGATACTGTGCCACTAACTTGCGTCGTCTGTAAGTTGCTGGAACATATTGTGTACTCCAACTTGATGCTGCACCTTGATACCTATAACATACAGACCGACAACACGCTTTTAGAGCATCACTTAGTTGTGTGACCTAGTTATGCCATGTTGTCAACGACTGGGCCCTAGCGCGGTCTCCAAACGGACGCTTTCATACTTGATTTCGCTAAGGCATTCGATAGTGTTCCACACGAGCGCCTAAAGTTCAAGTTACGTAGCTACGGAATATCTGGTGCAACTCTCCGATGGCTTGACTCTTTTCTTGCGCATCGTTATCAAAGGGTAGTCGTCAATGGAGCCAAAAGCAACTGGCTAACGGTGAAGTCAAGCGTTACTCAAAGGACAATGCTGGGTCCTGttctttttaatttattcatcAACGATATTGTAAAGGACATTGACTCAGAGATCCGCCTGTTTGAAGACGATTGCATCTGTTACCGTACTATTCGCACGAATACGGATTGTGATTTGGTGCAAAGGGACATAACAAAGCTTGGGTCATGGGCTAAACAGTGGTCTATAAAATTCGAGCCCAGCAAATGCAAGATTATTCGTGTATCCCGGAAAACGCGCCACAATACACCGTTCTTGTACTATCTTGATGGCACCCCATTGGAAACTGTGGAGGTTAAATATCTGGGAATGACATTAACTCACGACCTAAAATAGAATCGGCATATAACGGACATCACAAAACGTGCCAACAGGGTGATGGACTACTTATGAGGGACCTTTCAAAGGTCATCGCGAGGTCGGAGAGACAGCCTACAACAACCTGGTAAGACCCCTTCTTGAATATGGATATGAGATACAATATGGGACCCATACACCGCTAACCTGACAGCAGAGATCGAGGAAGTCCAAAGGCGGGCAGCGAGGTTCGTCCTATCAGACTATACCAACTATAGGCGCTGTTTCCTCGTTGTTGACGACACTAAATTGGAAGTCACTTAAAGATAGAAGATTTGAATCAAGATTGAAGCTGTTCAACAAAGGCCGGCGGGGCCTCGCCGTCCTACCATTGGACACCTCACTACACCCGCGCCAAAGTCAAGACACAAGCACTCAGGGCATATTTCTCAACCGTTTGCTCGTACTAATGTATATAAATCCAGTTTCGTAATCAGAACTGTAAACCATTCGCGTGTGAACCACACACGCGAATGCGCCCGCCTTCGAGGCCTTTAATAGCTCTATGTAACTTACCAAGGCTGCGCTATGCATCTATTGTTTATACGAGGTGGCATAGTAAAATAAAGTGAAGTGAATACACTGTACAAGAAATAGCGAACACAAAGTCGTGTCTTTACATCGTTTATCGTTATCTTATAACGAGTAAATTGTGGTAGTACTCATGCCTCCTACAGTACCTGATCTCTTCTGGCTTATCCTTGTTGTTGCTTGGACACGGACTGTGGTATTCTACCAGAATTCGGAATTGACGCGTTAGGCAAACGTTTGCCATTCAAAAGCGAAAATGTTCAAACCACGGGATCTATGCTTCCTTTTCgttattttaattattggAATATCCACTGTAGAAAGTCATCCCCCTAGATGTAGGACCAACgggaaaaaaacacatttagaATTCGGCCAAAGGTAAACGGGAACAGGATTTAGATCCGACGTGCGTCGCTTCACAAATGGATGGGTCTTCTGCTCTTTGTTGTACTCCGAAAAGCTTTCGTCTACAACAAATAGCCCTGCTTTCTTGTTTGAATCGCTTGTTCTTTGTGCTTCAGGCATTATTAATTCACCTGAAACCAACAGAACGACGTAAACATAGGCCTTGATTTGCACGGATTCTTACCCGACATCATAGACATTACGGCTGTATTTCAACGTCCCCTCGTTTATCTAAACGTTAGTTGTTGAATAAATCGAGCATcgagcacatcgaaaaatACAATGCGAGCACGGTGGGaatttcgggggaccattcgggCCCCTATTACGGACATTACATCAGGATGGTTTGGGAGGTTAGTTGTAATCAGGCCCGTAGGTTTGGCTTGGGGTGGTGACTAAATTGCTTGAATTTAACTAATATACTTTTTTCATGCGTTACAGCGTGGAGGACAAGAAGCAGATTGTCGTGATGTCTCTTCCGGGTGAAGAATACACACAGTATAAGCTTGATTTCCAAGACATCGCAGAATTCATCAAAGAGATGGATCAGAAAACCAAAGGACTTGACCACTTTATCATCATTCATGACCGATCAGGTAGAAAGTTCTTTGAAGGCTATAACTTTACGAACGCGCATCTTATCGAAATGGAGAAACCTGGACTGGATCTCTGGATGCGGGATTTCCTGACTGCCATGCCGAAGCAGCAGGTCAATTTCACGTACAAACCCCAATATATCAGCCACGAGCAGGCGCTGAAGGACAAGGCAGGGTTCAACAGGCTGGCGAAGTCAGCTAATTTCCCTGAGCTACGGCAAAGCAAGATCGTTTTGGAGGGCGGGAATATCGTGGAAAACGGAAAAAACATTGCAATCACCACGGCTAGAATCTACTCCGACAATCCAGGTAAATAATCTAACACGAGCACAGTCTAGATCCTGACGTATCGATCACGGTTACTGTGGCCAAACTCAGAAAAACTCCTTCGCAGATGTGCTCTTTCCAGACCCCTTACCTACAAGCACAGGTAACCCAGGAAAACCCCCAGAAATTAGGATGTCCCTAGGTTACACAGCAGCAAGAATGACGAGTCCCTTCTCCTTATtattctagttttttttttatatatctaGCGCATATAACCCTTAgcggggcgtagccaggggggtggccaaggggacccgccccccccccccctctctagcagccaaaatacagtaaatgtatgagacattatctaacaCACAGgggaaaatgccttgaaagtcccttttgggccccctcctgttaaaaatccttgCTACGCTGCTGCTTAGCAAATCCTTTCTATTTGCCTGTCAACCGCCCCCCTCTGGGTTCCTACTAGTTGTTCTGTCGTTCTGAATTTTGCCATAAAATGCTCTATAAGCTTCAAACATATTGGGTGACAGTGGACAAAAAAATTGTATAGGAAAGCTGGTCCTCTCAAGCTACGACCCTGAACAGTAGTAATACTCCTGCTTTTTGTCGATAAATaatttttgtgaaaatatAATGTTATCACATTCGGATTTCTAGGAATGACCAAACAAGACGTCATAGCAACACTTAGTCGCGAGATAAACCGGACAGTGGTGGTCCTTCCGGACCCTCTGGACACAACCGGACACTCGGACGGCGTGGTATCATTCGTGGAGGAAGACACCCTTCTCATCGCTCTATTTAACGATGCAGACGGACCGGGATTTTACGATGCAATGGAAAAAGAGGTCGTCAATTTGTTTCCGTCACTAAAGATCGTTCCCCTGCCATGTTACGCAAAGAAAGGCAAGACCCAAGGATTCGTATCATCTGAGGGAGCGTACGCCAACTCGCTAGTGACAAACAACGCCGTCTACCTACCCTTCTTTAACAACCAAACGAGCAACGAGAAAGCGCTTGCAGTATTCAGAAACAGCACCACGAAGACCGTTGTCCCGGTAACCAAGACTCAGTACATTCCTGTCCTTGGCGGAAGCCTTCGGTGTATGACATGGCAGATCGACCAGCATACGGAAGTCGGGAAACGCTTGCTGGCCTACGCGAAAACCTCGCCGAAGCCTTCAAACGACGGAGTATCGATCGGTAGTAGTACAGGCATCGCTGTGTTTTTGGGTCTGGTCACCATGCTATTGTGGGGGTAGTCCTTTACCTGTCTCATTACCACCAGCATGTATTACATAACAAGTTGACTTGTCGTGGACATTAATCAATTGATTTACTTTGGATGATTTAATACGTTGGGTAATTTTAGTAACCAGCCTCTTCACCtgggatttttattttttgcttttaaaagGGACACTTGCAAGacatcaaaataaccatctttTCAACATTGTGGTTTGAACATGTAACAGCGTTCATTACACAattgtaagcttaggggggggggggggcattcaTTATACAGGAGGcattctttagatagggggcttttattagatcatttacggtagtGTAAACGAACTAAACTAGATCCTCTGCATATACTTCATTTCACAGAAAACGGGTACCTTTTTATCA
Protein-coding regions in this window:
- the LOC5517663 gene encoding uncharacterized protein LOC5517663 translates to MYFLRLFCLTVAVMNAFGEMSVEDKKQIVVMSLPGEEYTQYKLDFQDIAEFIKEMDQKTKGLDHFIIIHDRSGRKFFEGYNFTNAHLIEMEKPGLDLWMRDFLTAMPKQQVNFTYKPQYISHEQALKDKAGFNRLAKSANFPELRQSKIVLEGGNIVENGKNIAITTARIYSDNPGMTKQDVIATLSREINRTVVVLPDPLDTTGHSDGVVSFVEEDTLLIALFNDADGPGFYDAMEKEVVNLFPSLKIVPLPCYAKKGKTQGFVSSEGAYANSLVTNNAVYLPFFNNQTSNEKALAVFRNSTTKTVVPVTKTQYIPVLGGSLRCMTWQIDQHTEVGKRLLAYAKTSPKPSNDGVSIGSSTGIAVFLGLVTMLLWG